TTTAATCGGTGATTATCCACTGATACAATTCAGCTACATCCAAGACTGTCTCGCTCGTGATGTCACGCCAACACTAGTGACGATGGGTATGGAGAGTGTAGTTGTCCATCATGACAATCTCTTTGAGAATCCCGATTTGGATAGTTTGAAACGACCCAGACCCACATTTTCTACTTTGACATtgagaaaaaagggaaaacaCATTTCGGCTTGGAAAATCGACGATCATTTCGTGTTCGATGTTAATGGAATATCGAAACTCAATTGCGATGCTGCACATCGTGTTGTTGAAGTTGGATTACAAGCCGGTCTGTTCCAAGGTGGTAAATCCCTGTGCGAGAGTCAGAAAACCAAAGAAATAGTCGTCAATTTAGACGGTAGTTGTAACTGGGAGGAAACTCTCAGATTCGACATTAAAGTTAGAGACATACCACGCAACGCACGTTTATGTTTTGTACTTTACGAATTGAGTAAGACTGCCAAGGGCCTCAAAAGTCGACGAGTGCTCAAAGATTCCAAACAAGACTATTTTATAAATCCACTGTGTTGGGCAAATACAACAGTTTACGACTTCAAATCACAGCTTAAAACCGGCGCAATGACACTCTATACGTGGACTGATGTAGAGGACATGCAGAATGATGATCTACTACATCCCTTGGCCACCGTCGTTTCCAACCCTGATATTGATCGTGCTGCTGCACTAATGCTAACATTTCCCAATTATGGAAAAGATAAGTCTGTGCTCTATCCAACACCCGAAAAAGTTGTGGAGTATGCAGCAAAGTTTCGGGAATCTTCAGAGGAACGTATCATAGCAGAGGAGCCCAACCAAGACTCTGAGGCCAATAAATTGCAGCATCTGGAGTTGCTGAAAAGTCTTGCAGACAGAGATCCTCTTCACGAACTTCACGAGCAAGAACGTAAGACTATGTGGGCTCTCAGACGTCACTGTCTCCACGAGATCCCCACGTTATTGGCCAAACTGTTACATTGTGTTGAGTGGAATGACCACAGAGAAGTGGCAGAGGCAACAGCTCTCGTCCACCAGTGGCCGAAACTTCCAGTGGAGCGTGCCCTGGAACTCCTGGATTACGCCTACGCTGACGGATCAGTGCGTTCCTTCGCTGTTCGTTGCCTGAAAGACGTAACTGACGACGACCTAAGTCTCTTCCTCCTTCAACTGGTCCAAGCCTTAAAGCACGAGAACTACCTCTCCTGCGACTTGACCGAATTCCTGCTTCGAAGGGCCCTGAATAATCAACGAATAGGACACTTCCTCTTCTGGCATCTGCGATCCGAAATGCATGTGGGTTCAGTCTCAGTGAGATTTGGATTGATTCTGGAGGCCTACTGCAGGGGTAGTCAGCAGCACATGAGGATTCTCTTCAAGCAGATGGAGTGTCTAGACAAATTGAGGACAGCCTCTGAACAGGTCAAAGGGAAGAAAGATAGAAAAGCAGCGCTCCAGGGTTTTCAGGATTACATCCAAGAGCCTCACTGCCAGGAGGCTCTCTCCAATGTACTCAACCCTTTGGACCCTAGCTTTAGATGGAAGAGAGTGAAAATCGACAAGTGCAGAGTGATGGACAGCAAAATGAGACCATTGTGGCTGGTCTTCGAAAACGATGATCCCTTTGGAGAAGATATCTATCTCATCATGAAACATGGAGATGACCTGAGACAGGACATGTTGACCCTCCAAATGCTCAGAATAATGGATAAACTTTGGAAACGTGAGGGATTGGATTTCAGGATGAATCCTTATCGATGCATCTCTACTGAGAACAGAGTGGGGATGATTCAGGTAGTTCTGAATGCTGAAACAATAGCCAATATTCAGAAGGAGAAGGGAATGTTCTCGGCGACTGCTGCCTTCAGACGGGGATCTCTTCTCGCTTGGCTAAAGGATCATAATCATACTGAGGCAACGCTCAATAAAGCTATTGAAGAGTTCACCCTGAGCTGTGCTGGATACTGTGTGGCCACGTATGTCCTTGGCATCGCTGATCGACACTCCGATAATATCATGGTGAAGAAGACTGGACAACTGTTTCATGTCGATTTTGGACATATTCTTGGCCatttcaaggaaaaatttGGCTTCAGACGTGAACGCGTACCGTTTGTGATGACTAATGACTTTGTTCATGTTATTAATAAGGGGCAGACGAAAAAAGGACAGGCAGTGGAGTTTCAAATATTCCAGAATTATTGTGAGAAGGCGTTCTTGATTCTGCGGAGACACGGCGGACTGATTCTTTCACTTTTTGCTATGATGATATCAACCGGCCTTCCGGAATTGTCGTCTGAGAAGGATCTCAATTACTTGCGTGATACTTTGGTGAGTTTCTTTCATTACTTAGAAATAATCTGCACAACTTTTCAATCATTAAAGTTCTCTCTACTTTCAATGCTCCAGGTGCTTGAAATGTCGGAGAGTGAGGCCCAGAAGCATTTTAGGAATAAATTCGACGAGGCCCTGTGCAATTCCTGGAAGACCTCGTTAAATTGGGCTTCACACAATATGgcaaagaataataaaacgaCATAAGAATAATTAGTaaacaaaaaagaaataacGTGGTAAGACTGCAAGTGCTCAGAAATTACTAGGATTATACGACTGAGAGTGTGAGGATTCGAAAGTGATGGAATTTGTGATGGAACATTGTGAGgaacttttttttactttttggtTGTTGAagaaattctaaaattaaGATGGATTCAGAAATGTGATAATTGAAAGCAATATGTACTCACATTCACTTcttcaaaggaaaaaaaatacctagACATACATTTTGTAAAATAGTTAAAactaataatgaaattttgcatgAGGCTCtgcttgaaaatatcatacaTAACTTGAGGcattaataatttcaaattggATGAGGAAGAGTCTTAACGCTTTGTAAATTTGCTGATTTATTCAGATCTTCTTTTCAATTAAAAGAGGAACTGAGAGATACAGTACAATAAAGCATAGGCATCAATTCCAATATCCATTGAATAGACCAGTGCCAAGAAAACGAATATATACAATCATTGAATAATATTGCTCCAATTAATGGGTCAGTATTGTCCACATAATCAGGCATGCAATTGCTGCTATCTGCATAGTAAAATGAACAGTGACCGTGCACAGTAACAGCACCTGATTATTTTGGttcaaataatatttgtcTAATAATACAATTCGTTCGAAGAGTGCTTGGTCGAGTTTTTATCAAATAACacagaaataaatataaatacaaACAAAACACAACAGAAATAGACAGCAGATGATGAGATTAACAAAGTGGTAGGTCATTGAAAGAAAGACGTCAGAAATCCACATCAGCATTGGTTATTCGGACTATTGGTATTCACAAAGATCCGAATGGTCTTCTATTCCATAGACGAATCAGTGAATAGATTAATCATGTCaactgtgaatttttttatgattatttttcccacccaaatttcagccaatagaattgcaccatttgttgatattttgtatagcctacctcgaatatcagcgattatttttcccatccaaatcttggccaataggattgcaccattcgacgttattttgtatagtcaacacggtatttcagcggatattcttgaaaattacactggaaattttgcatgttgatatatataaaaaaaaacaaatgttgaagtaaccctcaattgtatctgacagattaaatggcaattcgttgaaaattatgtctcatggtgcaattctatcggccaagatttggatgcaaaaaataatcccccgaataccactcgaacttcgaaattatctgatatttccctcaaggttccctacaaataaataagcttgtcaagttttccagaaaaatcactcgcgcttcgcgctcgtgatttttagactggaaaacttgacacgttcatttgtttgcaacgaacctatcgggaaatatccgataatttcggagctcttgtggtattatatgcgataattttttgaatattttggt
This genomic interval from Diachasmimorpha longicaudata isolate KC_UGA_2023 chromosome 4, iyDiaLong2, whole genome shotgun sequence contains the following:
- the LOC135161725 gene encoding phosphatidylinositol 4,5-bisphosphate 3-kinase catalytic subunit delta isoform; amino-acid sequence: MVHIPSAYTYDFWAKTPTEIVELTCLMPNGVVIPLETNRNTTLAEIKEELWDEASKYPLHGTLRDAPSYLFSCINSNAEPEELRDETRRLCDIKPFCSVLKVIEREGVKGDRNLDSQIGLLIGKGLHEFVALKNSEVNDFRWKMRLLGDEIALARQKQQWEEKVHYQYPSRLARTPAIPKNIESRLKDGNIVLVTKFENTEVTFTFQISHDTTPYQLIVLILNKRASRQISRGEREVATDFILKVCGQEEYLIGDYPLIQFSYIQDCLARDVTPTLVTMGMESVVVHHDNLFENPDLDSLKRPRPTFSTLTLRKKGKHISAWKIDDHFVFDVNGISKLNCDAAHRVVEVGLQAGLFQGGKSLCESQKTKEIVVNLDGSCNWEETLRFDIKVRDIPRNARLCFVLYELSKTAKGLKSRRVLKDSKQDYFINPLCWANTTVYDFKSQLKTGAMTLYTWTDVEDMQNDDLLHPLATVVSNPDIDRAAALMLTFPNYGKDKSVLYPTPEKVVEYAAKFRESSEERIIAEEPNQDSEANKLQHLELLKSLADRDPLHELHEQERKTMWALRRHCLHEIPTLLAKLLHCVEWNDHREVAEATALVHQWPKLPVERALELLDYAYADGSVRSFAVRCLKDVTDDDLSLFLLQLVQALKHENYLSCDLTEFLLRRALNNQRIGHFLFWHLRSEMHVGSVSVRFGLILEAYCRGSQQHMRILFKQMECLDKLRTASEQVKGKKDRKAALQGFQDYIQEPHCQEALSNVLNPLDPSFRWKRVKIDKCRVMDSKMRPLWLVFENDDPFGEDIYLIMKHGDDLRQDMLTLQMLRIMDKLWKREGLDFRMNPYRCISTENRVGMIQVVLNAETIANIQKEKGMFSATAAFRRGSLLAWLKDHNHTEATLNKAIEEFTLSCAGYCVATYVLGIADRHSDNIMVKKTGQLFHVDFGHILGHFKEKFGFRRERVPFVMTNDFVHVINKGQTKKGQAVEFQIFQNYCEKAFLILRRHGGLILSLFAMMISTGLPELSSEKDLNYLRDTLVLEMSESEAQKHFRNKFDEALCNSWKTSLNWASHNMAKNNKTT